A region from the Flavobacterium enshiense genome encodes:
- a CDS encoding DUF5916 domain-containing protein, with protein sequence MKLKLSILLSFICSSLVFSQDNPTNTTPSTATKKTLTALKIDQNVTIDGKLDEPFWNTVEKATDFIMFQPDNGKPELPEEKTIVRIAYDNEGIYVGAEMHQAKENLLKEITQRDNFGTSDHFGVFLNGYNDGQQDFRLIVSAAGTQMDCIATQETGEDYSWDAVWHSAVKQTDFGWVVEMKIPYAAIRFSSKDKQVWGLNLFREVRYKKQKYAWNKIDTNIGNILQQAGILDGIENIKPPIRLFFIPYASGYVNHNDEGTETTFKGGMDIKYGINDSFTLDAILVPDFGQTTFDNKILNLGPFEQQLNENRGFFTEGTDLFNKGSLFYSRRIGSTPSGDVTLGENEEVEKMPTTIDLLNALKISGRTSKGLGIGVLNAVTKETKATVVNTVTGDRRSVVVEPLANYNVTVFDQRFRKNSSISFVNTNVMRDGSFKDANVSAVLFDLNTKANTYKLSGNFKYNHINDIEDKNGYNTNIYFAKTFGKYRFNGGANYVSKDYDINDLGLNFTNNYHNTFANFSYRILNPTKLFNSFFLNANTSLEWQNDTGLVQNAWFSGSMNASNKRNDDFGIGIDLNPIVTYDFYQPRTTGRYVYRPKSVGSWIYYSSNYNNPFAIDFNPYFYVYEQDKRNSYGFNISPRYRFSDKLFLTYGLNMARDNDDKGYVDNTETDIIFANRNVTTIENSVGGKYGINSRMTFNLKVRYYWSYSEIKNYLTLLENGYYEPNTDYKQNNNDNFKSWNYDLSYVWWFAPGSQVSVLYRNNATHYEQRLNKNIIDNLAHTLQNDLNHTFSVSVKYFIDYNKAKNWL encoded by the coding sequence ATGAAATTAAAGCTGTCCATTTTACTAAGCTTTATTTGTTCTTCCCTAGTCTTTTCTCAAGATAATCCAACGAACACAACACCTTCTACCGCAACAAAGAAAACACTTACCGCCTTAAAAATAGATCAAAACGTTACCATTGACGGAAAATTGGACGAACCATTCTGGAACACTGTAGAAAAAGCTACCGACTTTATAATGTTTCAGCCCGACAACGGAAAACCAGAACTCCCCGAAGAAAAAACCATAGTCAGAATAGCCTACGATAATGAAGGCATCTATGTAGGTGCTGAAATGCATCAGGCAAAAGAAAACCTTCTGAAAGAGATTACTCAAAGGGATAATTTTGGAACGTCCGATCATTTTGGAGTCTTTTTAAATGGTTATAATGACGGACAGCAGGACTTCCGACTTATTGTAAGCGCCGCCGGAACCCAAATGGACTGTATTGCCACGCAGGAAACCGGTGAAGACTATTCCTGGGACGCCGTTTGGCACAGTGCCGTAAAACAGACAGACTTCGGTTGGGTAGTAGAAATGAAAATACCTTATGCCGCAATCCGATTTTCATCCAAAGACAAGCAAGTCTGGGGATTGAACCTTTTCAGGGAAGTGCGATACAAAAAACAAAAATACGCTTGGAACAAAATCGACACCAACATCGGAAACATCCTGCAACAAGCAGGAATTTTGGATGGCATCGAAAATATAAAACCTCCAATACGATTATTCTTCATTCCTTATGCATCAGGATATGTCAATCATAATGACGAAGGAACAGAAACAACCTTTAAAGGAGGAATGGACATTAAATATGGGATCAACGATTCCTTCACATTAGATGCCATTTTAGTACCTGACTTCGGGCAGACCACTTTTGACAATAAAATCCTGAACCTTGGTCCTTTCGAACAACAGCTGAATGAAAACCGTGGTTTCTTCACCGAAGGCACCGATTTATTCAACAAAGGTTCCCTATTCTATTCGCGAAGAATAGGAAGCACACCTTCCGGTGATGTAACTCTGGGCGAAAACGAAGAGGTTGAGAAAATGCCCACTACTATCGATCTGCTCAATGCTTTAAAAATTTCAGGAAGAACCTCAAAAGGATTGGGTATCGGAGTATTAAATGCTGTCACAAAAGAAACAAAAGCAACAGTCGTAAATACGGTAACCGGTGATAGACGAAGCGTGGTTGTAGAACCCTTGGCCAATTATAATGTAACGGTATTCGATCAACGCTTCCGAAAAAACTCTTCCATAAGTTTTGTAAATACCAATGTAATGCGAGACGGCAGCTTTAAAGATGCAAATGTTTCAGCGGTACTCTTTGACCTAAACACCAAGGCAAACACCTATAAACTTTCTGGAAATTTCAAATACAATCACATAAACGATATCGAAGACAAAAACGGGTATAACACCAATATTTATTTCGCCAAAACGTTCGGAAAATACCGTTTCAATGGTGGTGCAAATTATGTTTCGAAGGATTACGACATCAATGACCTGGGACTTAATTTCACCAACAATTACCATAATACATTTGCCAATTTCAGTTACCGAATCTTAAACCCTACCAAACTTTTCAACTCTTTTTTCCTGAATGCCAACACTTCCCTTGAATGGCAAAACGATACCGGACTGGTGCAGAATGCCTGGTTTAGCGGAAGCATGAATGCTTCCAACAAAAGGAACGATGACTTCGGAATTGGAATCGACTTAAATCCGATAGTAACCTATGATTTTTACCAGCCCAGAACAACAGGACGATATGTATACCGTCCGAAAAGTGTGGGAAGCTGGATCTATTATTCCTCGAATTACAACAATCCGTTCGCTATCGATTTTAACCCATACTTCTATGTTTACGAACAGGATAAACGCAATTCGTACGGATTTAACATAAGTCCGCGCTACCGTTTCAGCGATAAATTATTCCTGACCTATGGTTTGAATATGGCAAGAGACAATGATGATAAAGGCTATGTGGACAACACGGAAACCGACATTATTTTTGCTAACAGAAATGTAACTACGATTGAGAATTCAGTTGGTGGAAAATACGGGATTAACAGCAGAATGACTTTTAATCTGAAAGTACGTTATTATTGGTCGTATTCAGAAATAAAAAACTACCTGACCCTTTTGGAAAACGGCTATTACGAACCTAATACCGACTACAAACAAAACAACAACGACAATTTCAAATCCTGGAATTATGATTTATCGTATGTATGGTGGTTTGCTCCGGGAAGTCAGGTATCCGTTTTATACCGAAATAATGCCACTCATTATGAACAGCGTTTAAATAAAAATATAATTGATAACTTAGCACATACTTTACAGAATGATTTGAATCATACGTTCTCTGTAAGTGTAAAATATTTTATTGATTATAATAAGGCCAAAAATTGGCTATAA
- a CDS encoding L,D-transpeptidase family protein: protein MNCKKEVALAYNNQQDSLKIKVIPINSPKSIAFDSTALWDKPEQIKEFYRNNLFKTVWTETEDRKALIDLIKSSEDDGLIPEEYNFSSLEKQEGTKTKLNSTEIVNFDILLTESFHKLANHLYNGKLNPKQLYIDWETGNKKIKAIDLLQEAIRHHNVEKTLDTLKPNHTVYHLLKKSLKKMNEMPDDDFNPIVIEEKINPNERAATIKAVKKRLMYWGDYTKEDTLTNLTNIYDNKTVEAVKSFQKRHGLLADGVIGTNTVTAMNVSKKQRTEQIIANLERWRWFPRDLGKDYIIINIPEFKLYFIKDNDTARVHKVVVGKDKRRTPVLSSHLSNLVINPTWTVPPTIIKEDLGPTASQNRGYFAATRITIYDSKGQEVDPYSWNAAKPNNYRYVQKPGENNSLGLVKFNFPNGHLVYLHDTNHKELFELTGRSLSSGCVRVENPLDLAYYILETDENYMNQKRVEKFIASGKTSGIPIKKYIPIHLLYWTAWMNEDGFQFRNDIYNLDSDLYQKLRN, encoded by the coding sequence ATGAATTGTAAAAAAGAGGTTGCTTTGGCTTATAACAACCAACAGGACTCTTTAAAGATAAAAGTAATACCCATCAATTCCCCAAAATCAATTGCTTTTGACAGTACTGCACTATGGGACAAACCAGAGCAAATTAAAGAATTCTATCGCAATAATCTTTTCAAAACGGTTTGGACGGAAACAGAAGACCGAAAAGCACTTATCGATTTAATAAAAAGTTCGGAAGACGACGGACTCATTCCGGAGGAATACAATTTCAGTTCACTTGAAAAACAAGAGGGAACAAAAACAAAATTAAACTCAACTGAAATCGTAAATTTCGATATACTTTTAACGGAATCCTTTCACAAACTGGCCAACCATCTGTACAACGGAAAACTCAACCCCAAGCAGCTGTATATCGACTGGGAAACCGGCAATAAAAAAATAAAAGCCATCGATTTACTTCAGGAGGCAATCAGGCATCATAACGTTGAAAAAACATTAGACACTTTAAAACCGAACCATACTGTTTACCATCTTTTAAAAAAGAGCCTAAAAAAGATGAATGAAATGCCTGATGACGACTTCAACCCAATAGTTATTGAAGAAAAAATAAACCCCAATGAAAGAGCAGCGACTATTAAAGCGGTTAAAAAACGGTTGATGTATTGGGGCGACTATACTAAAGAAGATACTTTAACCAATTTAACCAACATTTACGACAACAAAACCGTGGAAGCCGTAAAAAGTTTTCAGAAGCGACACGGATTGTTGGCTGACGGGGTCATAGGCACAAACACCGTCACAGCCATGAATGTTTCAAAAAAACAGCGTACTGAACAAATCATTGCGAATCTCGAGCGCTGGAGATGGTTTCCGAGAGACTTAGGCAAGGATTATATCATTATCAATATCCCTGAATTCAAACTATATTTCATAAAAGACAATGATACAGCCAGGGTACATAAAGTGGTAGTAGGGAAAGACAAACGACGAACACCGGTATTGTCCTCACATTTAAGCAATCTCGTCATCAACCCTACCTGGACAGTTCCACCGACAATCATAAAAGAAGATTTAGGACCGACAGCTTCTCAAAACAGAGGCTATTTCGCAGCAACAAGAATAACTATTTATGATTCGAAAGGCCAAGAAGTAGATCCGTATAGCTGGAATGCAGCTAAACCCAACAATTACAGATACGTGCAAAAACCGGGAGAAAATAATTCATTAGGTCTCGTCAAATTCAATTTTCCAAACGGACATTTAGTTTATTTGCACGACACCAACCATAAAGAATTATTCGAATTAACGGGAAGATCATTAAGTTCAGGATGTGTGCGTGTAGAAAACCCTTTGGATCTCGCCTATTATATCCTCGAGACCGACGAAAACTATATGAACCAGAAACGGGTCGAAAAATTCATTGCAAGCGGAAAAACCTCTGGTATCCCTATAAAAAAATATATCCCCATTCATTTACTGTATTGGACAGCTTGGATGAATGAGGATGGATTCCAATTCCGGAACGACATTTACAATCTCGATTCCGATTTATATCAAAAATTACGAAATTAA
- a CDS encoding murein L,D-transpeptidase catalytic domain family protein — translation MSYKIFPILFSSFVSFTSLATNKIGDPKVLASTARASMEVKVKELYSSLKLNSFTMPKLEAFSKAVEGYYQLKERGVVQKDILTIVDFSLSSTQKRLWVIDMVTNTVLLQSVVSHGRNSGEEFATSFSNESNSNKSSLGFYSTGETYSGKHGLSLKLDGLEYGINNNARNRAVVMHGADYAAESIIKLQGRLGRSQGCPAIPFAIHKEIINLIKNKSCLFIYHPSRTYEKQSKLIS, via the coding sequence ATGAGTTACAAAATTTTTCCAATATTGTTTTCGTCTTTTGTGTCGTTTACATCTTTAGCGACAAATAAGATCGGTGATCCAAAAGTGCTGGCTTCAACTGCCAGGGCTTCAATGGAAGTGAAAGTGAAGGAATTATATAGTTCTTTGAAGTTGAATTCTTTTACAATGCCTAAGTTGGAAGCTTTTTCTAAAGCTGTAGAAGGATATTATCAGTTAAAGGAGCGTGGTGTGGTTCAGAAAGATATTTTGACTATTGTAGATTTTAGTTTGTCTTCAACTCAAAAACGTCTTTGGGTGATTGATATGGTAACTAATACTGTTTTATTACAGTCAGTTGTGTCACACGGAAGAAACAGCGGTGAAGAATTTGCGACTTCTTTTTCAAATGAATCAAATTCCAATAAAAGCAGCTTAGGGTTTTATTCCACAGGAGAAACGTATAGCGGTAAGCATGGATTGTCCTTAAAGTTGGATGGTTTGGAATACGGAATCAACAATAACGCAAGAAACAGAGCTGTTGTAATGCATGGTGCAGATTATGCGGCTGAAAGCATTATCAAACTACAGGGTAGGTTAGGAAGAAGTCAGGGATGTCCAGCGATTCCTTTTGCGATTCATAAAGAAATCATCAACCTGATAAAAAACAAATCATGTTTGTTTATTTATCATCCTTCCAGAACTTATGAAAAACAATCAAAATTAATTTCGTAA
- the pepE gene encoding dipeptidase PepE produces the protein MKRIIIASTSTLYEGSYLEYLLPTLKTHFNGIEKILFIPYARPGGISHDDYTKKVSEAFAKIDIAVNGLHEFENPIEALQQAKGIFTGGGNTFLLVTQLYKTGIIETLVNVVKNGTPYLGTSAGSNICGLTMGTTNDMPIVYPPSFNTLAFVPFNINPHYLDPIEGSTHMGETRETRINEFHNFNSQPVLGLREGSWLEVQDSKITLKGALPARLFKQNQEAVELETGADLSNLK, from the coding sequence ATGAAACGAATTATTATTGCCAGCACCTCAACGCTATATGAAGGAAGTTATCTGGAGTACTTACTTCCCACGTTAAAAACGCATTTCAACGGAATCGAAAAAATTCTTTTTATCCCGTATGCCAGACCGGGCGGAATTTCACACGATGACTATACAAAAAAAGTAAGCGAGGCTTTTGCAAAAATCGATATTGCTGTAAACGGACTTCATGAATTCGAAAATCCTATCGAAGCGCTGCAACAGGCGAAAGGTATTTTTACCGGTGGTGGCAATACGTTTTTACTGGTTACCCAATTGTACAAAACCGGAATTATTGAAACGCTTGTGAATGTGGTAAAAAACGGAACACCCTATTTGGGAACCTCAGCCGGCAGCAACATCTGCGGACTTACCATGGGGACCACCAATGACATGCCTATCGTTTATCCGCCGAGTTTCAATACGCTGGCTTTTGTTCCTTTTAATATCAATCCGCATTATCTTGATCCTATTGAAGGTTCTACACACATGGGAGAAACTCGTGAAACCCGAATTAACGAATTCCATAATTTTAATTCGCAGCCCGTTTTGGGATTACGCGAAGGAAGTTGGCTGGAAGTGCAGGATAGCAAAATAACCCTAAAAGGAGCTTTACCAGCCCGATTATTCAAACAGAATCAGGAAGCGGTTGAACTCGAAACCGGAGCTGATTTATCAAACTTAAAATAA
- the gpmI gene encoding 2,3-bisphosphoglycerate-independent phosphoglycerate mutase, which translates to MNKKVILMILDGWGKSPDPKVSAIDNANVPFINSLYTKYPNAQLRTDGLNVGLPDGQMGNSEVGHMNLGAGRIVYQDLAKINLAVEHKSLNQEKVLNDAFAYAKENNKNVHFLGLVSDGGVHSHTSHLRGLLDAAQDFGLKNVFVHAFTDGRDVDPKSGAKYIQDLEEYLQNSSAKLASVIGRYYAMDRDKRWERVKKAYDLIVNGSGVHSIDAVNSILTSYHNHVTDEFIEPILMVDMNNKPIATIQEDDVIIFFNFRTDRGRQLTEALSQKDFHEQNMHKMSLYYVTMTNYDDTFENVHVIYDKDNITETLGEILEKHNKKQIRIAETEKYPHVTFFFSGGREEPFIGESRLLCPSPKVATYDLKPEMSAYELKDALIPELKKGEVDFVCLNFANGDMVGHTGVMSAAIKACEAVDICVKEVIETALENNYTTLVIADHGNCETMINSDGSPHTAHTTNPVPLILVDKDLKQIYDGVLGDVAPTILELIGIEKPKAMTRHSLLTAFALEEIHEAHSFVKSGADFPRYANELKNLGVQKYENFVADGTTVYYGKNDFSLTDKPKYESIEISDDPSTLELERVIKNHQAGQTDYKTFCVQAAAAGTHKWICDFTDMTCSYFDADGNKMIEEDIPNYTH; encoded by the coding sequence ATGAACAAGAAAGTAATTTTAATGATTTTGGACGGTTGGGGAAAATCTCCTGACCCGAAAGTTTCCGCTATAGACAACGCAAACGTTCCATTTATAAACAGTTTGTATACAAAATATCCGAACGCTCAATTAAGAACCGACGGACTAAACGTTGGCTTACCCGATGGCCAAATGGGGAATTCGGAAGTGGGCCACATGAATCTTGGCGCAGGACGAATTGTTTATCAGGACCTGGCAAAAATCAACCTGGCTGTAGAACACAAATCTTTGAATCAGGAAAAAGTTCTTAATGATGCTTTTGCTTATGCGAAGGAAAACAATAAGAATGTTCACTTTTTAGGTTTGGTTTCCGATGGAGGAGTTCATTCTCACACATCTCACTTAAGAGGCTTGTTGGATGCTGCTCAGGATTTCGGACTGAAAAATGTATTCGTTCATGCTTTCACTGACGGGCGAGATGTTGATCCTAAGTCGGGCGCAAAATACATTCAAGACTTAGAGGAATACCTGCAGAATTCTTCGGCAAAACTGGCTTCTGTTATTGGCCGTTATTATGCGATGGACAGGGACAAACGCTGGGAACGCGTAAAAAAAGCCTATGACCTTATCGTAAACGGAAGTGGAGTGCATTCCATCGATGCTGTAAATTCAATATTGACAAGCTATCATAATCATGTTACCGACGAATTCATCGAACCGATTTTGATGGTCGACATGAATAACAAACCGATCGCAACTATTCAGGAAGACGATGTGATAATCTTCTTTAATTTCAGAACAGACAGAGGCCGTCAATTAACAGAAGCTTTATCTCAAAAAGATTTCCACGAACAAAACATGCATAAAATGTCGTTGTACTATGTTACGATGACCAATTATGACGATACTTTCGAAAATGTTCATGTTATTTACGATAAAGACAACATCACCGAAACACTGGGTGAGATTCTGGAAAAACACAACAAAAAACAAATCCGAATCGCTGAAACTGAAAAATATCCACACGTAACCTTCTTCTTTTCAGGTGGACGTGAGGAACCATTTATTGGGGAAAGCCGCCTTTTATGTCCGTCTCCAAAAGTTGCGACTTACGATTTAAAACCGGAGATGAGCGCTTATGAACTAAAAGACGCTTTAATCCCCGAACTTAAAAAAGGTGAAGTTGATTTCGTATGTTTGAATTTCGCAAACGGGGATATGGTAGGTCATACCGGCGTGATGTCGGCCGCCATTAAAGCCTGTGAAGCTGTAGATATCTGCGTAAAAGAAGTAATCGAAACCGCTTTGGAAAACAACTACACTACCCTTGTAATTGCCGACCACGGAAACTGCGAAACCATGATTAATTCTGACGGAAGTCCACATACTGCGCACACCACCAATCCGGTGCCGCTTATTTTGGTGGACAAGGATTTAAAACAAATCTATGATGGTGTTTTAGGCGATGTAGCTCCGACTATTTTAGAGCTGATCGGAATTGAAAAACCGAAAGCCATGACAAGACATTCCTTATTAACTGCTTTTGCGTTGGAAGAAATCCATGAGGCACACAGTTTTGTAAAATCGGGAGCGGATTTCCCTCGTTATGCAAACGAACTAAAAAACCTGGGCGTTCAGAAATACGAAAATTTTGTTGCCGACGGAACTACTGTTTATTATGGGAAAAATGATTTTTCATTAACTGACAAACCAAAATACGAAAGCATAGAAATATCAGATGATCCTTCCACATTAGAATTGGAGCGTGTAATAAAAAATCACCAGGCAGGACAAACCGATTACAAAACTTTTTGTGTTCAGGCAGCTGCTGCCGGCACTCATAAATGGATTTGTGACTTTACTGATATGACTTGCTCCTATTTTGATGCAGATGGCAATAAAATGATTGAAGAAGACATCCCTAATTACACACACTAG
- a CDS encoding DUF6702 family protein yields MRKYFQLLLPVFLFVVLSSFALHKFYVGIYQINYSDKKKEVQITARVFIDDIEKALQTKYKKKIYLATPKEITETNELLKNYLSEKMQLTVNRKAKPLKFLGKETEDNVLICYLTTSVPEKITSMAIYNSVLTEIYPEQQNIIHFNIYGNKKSLLLTDSETEGDLEF; encoded by the coding sequence ATGAGGAAATATTTTCAGCTTCTTTTGCCGGTATTTCTTTTTGTTGTGCTGAGCTCTTTTGCTTTGCACAAGTTCTATGTTGGTATCTATCAGATAAATTATTCGGACAAGAAAAAAGAGGTGCAGATAACGGCACGCGTTTTCATTGACGATATCGAAAAAGCCCTTCAAACCAAATATAAAAAGAAAATATATTTGGCTACCCCAAAAGAAATTACTGAAACCAACGAACTTCTCAAAAATTATCTTTCTGAAAAAATGCAGCTGACAGTAAACAGAAAGGCCAAGCCCCTGAAATTTTTAGGCAAGGAAACAGAAGACAATGTGTTGATTTGTTATCTTACCACATCGGTACCTGAAAAAATAACATCAATGGCGATATACAACTCCGTGTTAACCGAAATATATCCCGAACAACAAAATATCATCCATTTCAATATTTATGGTAACAAAAAAAGCTTGTTGCTGACAGATAGTGAAACAGAAGGTGATTTAGAATTTTAA
- a CDS encoding GNAT family N-acetyltransferase, with product MILIRQIEAEDTFSVRQPVLRPGKPIESCHFEGDNLGTTAHFGLSENEELLAVVSLFKKDYPNCSIENQFQMRGMAVLENHQRMGFGEQLVKKAEHFVKEKNGRLIWFNAREIAIPFYERLGYKIYGNPFEITEIGKHFVMYKRL from the coding sequence ATGATTTTAATCCGTCAAATAGAAGCCGAGGACACTTTTTCTGTCAGACAACCCGTTTTAAGACCGGGCAAACCAATAGAAAGCTGTCATTTCGAAGGCGATAATTTAGGGACCACAGCACACTTCGGACTTTCAGAAAACGAAGAATTACTGGCTGTCGTTTCGCTTTTCAAAAAAGATTATCCCAATTGCTCTATTGAGAACCAATTCCAAATGCGAGGCATGGCCGTTCTGGAAAACCACCAGCGCATGGGATTTGGCGAACAGTTAGTGAAAAAGGCAGAGCATTTCGTGAAAGAAAAAAACGGGAGACTGATTTGGTTCAATGCCAGGGAAATAGCAATCCCATTTTATGAAAGACTGGGCTATAAAATTTACGGAAATCCATTCGAAATAACTGAAATTGGTAAGCATTTCGTCATGTACAAACGCCTCTAA
- a CDS encoding thioredoxin family protein, whose protein sequence is MKTIITLLVITASVTFCKAQSKPIPGMTTETTVVQTKDTLIGKQPKEALLKTPYSLWYKPNHENYKPNMATIAELKKHTKDVTVLVFMGTWCDDSQLQVPGFFKIMEALQFDNTKVTLIAVDKNKKTPEQFEKELDITNVPTFIFYKNGKEIHRIVERPMESLEKDMLKIISGQNYKHAYQN, encoded by the coding sequence ATGAAAACAATCATCACACTATTGGTGATAACAGCTTCAGTTACTTTCTGTAAAGCGCAGTCAAAGCCTATTCCGGGCATGACTACAGAAACCACTGTGGTACAAACCAAAGACACTTTAATTGGGAAGCAGCCTAAGGAAGCATTATTAAAAACCCCTTACAGCCTTTGGTACAAACCAAATCATGAAAACTACAAACCGAATATGGCTACTATAGCTGAATTAAAAAAACATACAAAAGATGTTACGGTTTTGGTATTTATGGGAACATGGTGTGATGACAGTCAGTTACAAGTTCCAGGTTTTTTCAAGATTATGGAAGCTTTACAGTTTGACAACACCAAGGTTACCTTGATTGCGGTAGACAAAAACAAAAAAACTCCGGAACAATTTGAAAAAGAACTGGACATTACAAACGTCCCAACATTTATCTTTTACAAAAACGGGAAGGAAATTCACCGAATAGTAGAGCGGCCAATGGAGTCACTGGAAAAAGACATGCTTAAAATTATTTCGGGACAAAATTACAAGCACGCTTATCAAAACTAA
- a CDS encoding RMD1 family protein, whose product MEIRIEAIQIAESFNIKKFRTEFRTEAFSGSTSEVFYALTDSNRYLYIFDYGVVVFANYDPIAKSEFLNFVTNYAINPVDLNLSEEYIIKTDATPDKIVVKNNFVITSQIDPSLLRIVMLNTGQSVALEYYEVLTDELITSSKHYILELEQKGRLSISKTDLLKYIGKVLNVKNSIVDNLYILDDPNLVWDNEELNLLNRNLKNNFDIHPRFKDLDYRLQIVEDNLTLFTDVLNVRESHRLEWIIIILIAFEIIMALFVY is encoded by the coding sequence ATGGAAATTCGAATCGAGGCCATACAGATTGCGGAGTCTTTTAACATCAAAAAGTTCCGCACCGAATTTCGTACCGAAGCTTTTTCGGGTTCGACTTCCGAGGTATTTTATGCGCTTACGGACAGCAACCGTTATCTGTATATTTTTGATTACGGTGTAGTCGTTTTTGCCAATTACGACCCTATTGCCAAAAGCGAATTTCTGAACTTCGTTACAAATTATGCAATAAATCCGGTCGATTTAAATTTATCTGAGGAATACATTATCAAAACAGATGCAACCCCCGATAAAATAGTTGTCAAAAACAACTTTGTCATCACGTCGCAAATAGATCCTTCTTTATTGCGGATCGTAATGCTTAACACCGGACAGTCCGTTGCTTTGGAATATTACGAAGTACTTACAGACGAACTCATCACTTCCTCTAAGCATTATATTCTTGAGTTGGAACAAAAAGGCCGGCTTAGCATTTCAAAAACAGATTTACTGAAATATATCGGAAAGGTTCTGAATGTCAAAAACAGTATTGTTGACAATTTATACATACTGGACGACCCCAATCTGGTTTGGGACAATGAGGAACTCAACCTGCTTAACCGCAACCTGAAGAATAATTTCGATATCCATCCCCGTTTTAAAGATCTTGATTACCGTTTGCAAATTGTTGAAGACAACCTGACACTGTTTACCGATGTTTTAAACGTTCGGGAAAGTCATCGCTTGGAATGGATCATTATAATCTTAATCGCTTTTGAAATTATAATGGCGCTATTTGTCTATTGA